From Terriglobia bacterium, the proteins below share one genomic window:
- the lgt gene encoding prolipoprotein diacylglyceryl transferase produces MILTLPYPNIDPVFLRLGPVQLRWYGLMYMVSFIICFFVLRRYAKYRKLQMSTDDLYDFLFYLILGVMVGGRLGYVLFYDLGSYLRDPLSIVAIWQGGMSFHGGFIGMILATIWITRRKGWNFWEIADLGAAAAPIGLGLGRIGNFINGELFGRVTNVPWAMVFPEGGSMPRHPSQLYEAILEGLVLFFILRWFYRKNFYRGTVFWALLAFYGLFRFLVEFVREPDAQIGLDLGPFTRGQELTFPMLIIGAAMMIVCIRRPAVEPAPRRRKSRA; encoded by the coding sequence ATGATTCTGACGCTTCCTTACCCCAACATCGATCCGGTGTTTCTGCGGCTCGGGCCCGTGCAGCTGCGCTGGTACGGGCTCATGTACATGGTGTCGTTCATCATCTGCTTTTTTGTACTTCGCCGTTACGCGAAATACAGAAAGCTGCAGATGTCCACCGACGACCTGTACGACTTTTTGTTTTATCTGATCCTCGGTGTGATGGTCGGCGGCCGCCTTGGATACGTCCTGTTCTACGATCTCGGCAGCTATCTTCGGGATCCGCTTTCCATAGTTGCCATCTGGCAAGGCGGAATGTCGTTCCACGGCGGATTCATCGGCATGATCCTTGCGACGATCTGGATCACGCGCAGGAAGGGCTGGAACTTCTGGGAGATTGCAGACCTCGGGGCGGCGGCGGCTCCAATCGGACTGGGTCTCGGACGCATCGGAAATTTTATTAACGGAGAATTGTTCGGCCGTGTCACGAACGTGCCGTGGGCGATGGTCTTTCCGGAAGGCGGCAGCATGCCGCGCCATCCCTCGCAGCTCTATGAAGCCATTCTTGAAGGGCTGGTACTTTTCTTCATCTTGCGCTGGTTTTACCGAAAGAACTTCTATCGGGGAACCGTGTTCTGGGCATTGCTGGCTTTCTACGGCCTGTTCCGATTCCTGGTTGAGTTTGTGCGCGAACCGGACGCGCAAATCGGTCTCGACCTCGGCCCATTTACGCGGGGACAGGAACTCACCTTTCCGATGCTGATCATCGGCGCCGCCATGATGATCGTGTGCATCCGGCGGCCCGCCGTAGAACCGGCGCCTCGGCGGCGCAAATCCCGCGCATAG